The genome window GCCGTAATATGCCACGCCAGAAAACTTGGCAAGTTAGTGCTTCTGCTACACCATTTACTTCAGCAAACGGCGCAAGCATTGCTGGCAATCCGCTTTATTACAAGGATTCCAAGGGGCAGCATAACATCGGTTCAGTGGCTACTTTAATGGTTGAGAAAGTAATGCCAGCCCAAGCCTATGAAGATATTTGGGAGAACATGTGGCATCTACAGTTTGAGCCGATCGGCAAGAATATCCCAGAAGCGGGGACATATGGCTCGACGATCACGTGGACGCTAGTTGACGCAGACGGACTGTAGTTGCTTTTTATCCGCAGCGGTACAAAAATCGATTATAGTCTATTAATTGTTTTGTTAAGTGTATCATAAAATTTAGTTATGAACTTCTTCTCTTTAAAATAATTAATATCACTGAGTGAACGAATTACAGTATGACCTAATGGATTACCACTTTTCAAACAGTGAGCCTTTTTTAATAATTAAAGCATTTAAGCGCATATACAACAATAATAGAAGATTTAATGTTTTGATTCCTATAAATGAAAAAAGAATTCCTCGTCATTGCCGATTGCCTCCTTACATACCGCTAGATAGGTTTTTAATCCCCAATAATTATTGATTGTCTCGTAATAAAATTGCTTTTGATTATCTATTTCTAAGATGCCTTTTTGGTCTAAAAGTCCAAAATATGGATTTTCGGCAAGTACTTTTTTAAATAAGTAAATCGCCTTACGATAGTTCCCTTCAAAAAAGTAGGTTAGGCCTAAATTTATGTTTAAATGAGTGCCGATCGGAAAAACAGCTATTGCGTGCTCGAAATATTCCCTGGCTGCGGCATACTCTCCTTTGGATAGATAAACCACCCCAAGAGCATTGAGGGCCCGATAGTTGCCAGAATTAATTTCAAGAACCTTCCGGTATTGCTTTATCGCTAAATCCAGCTTATTTGAACTTTCATAAACATAGCCCAAAAATAATTGAGCCAGCTCACTATTTGGATTAGCCGCTGCTCCTTCGAGTGCATTCGCGGTGGCGTTTGGTAAATCGCCTGAATTTCGTTGAATTATCGCTAAGGCTGATTTTGCTAGCGTATCTTCGGGATTGGCCAATATCTGATCTTGCATAATAGAGATGTACTGATTATTTTTCTTGTTTCGGTCCTCGAAAGATCTTACATATCCAAAGTGATTTAATGTTATTGGCGCATCAGCTACTTTAAATCCTTTTTTGATAATTGAAGGTTCAATTCTTTCTGTTGCCTTTTTCTGATACTTGAAGCCTTCATTGTTTTTAAAAACTTTGACCATCATATCGCTGTACCATCCGCCGGTAGCAAAAAAATTGTATCTTAAAAACCGATATCCCCCAACTTCCGGGTCTTCGTCAATTAACCTTCTTAATTTCTTCCATTCTGCTTGCAGCAATATTTCATCGGCATCTAAAAATAAAATCCAATCTTCTTTCACAAGCCCAATCAAATAATTTCTCAATGAAGAAAAATTATTATTAAATTCTTTTTTGAAAATATTCTTTGTATATTTCTGGGCGATTGCAACGGAATCATCGTCGGATCCCGTGTCTAGCACATAAATATTATCTGCAAATGAGTTAGAGAAAAATGGTTCTAAAAACTTAGATTCATTTTTCATTATTAAACATAACGCTAATGACATTTTTTACCTCGCTAAAAATAGTAGATCCCTTTGTCGAAACCACCTCGTTCTTTGAATTTGCGATCTTGAATGGTCCTAGTCGCTTTCTCATCAAAGAAATCGAGTTCAAAATAGGTGCCAATAACTTCTAAGATATCGGCCAATTCTTCGTTCTTATTTTCATAATTAGTTGCGCTAACAAATTCATTGACTTCTTCAACTAATTTTTTATCTAGCTCAATCGATAAATCATTTTTACTTAGAGTAGAAAATTTAGCGGTTGGATTACGCTGTTTTAATTTTTCTTTTAGTTTAGTTCGGATCAACTTTCCCATTTTTACACCCACTCTATTTTAATGATTTCAAAAATTGAATTATGAGCACTTCTAAAATAATCTTTTTTTAAGACTATCACTTATCGTTAGCGCTTACAACAAAAATCTTGAACTTTTAATGTGCAAAAATTTTAGCGATTTAAATCGTTTAAAATGGACAAGTTACCACAACTATTTACAATTATTTGGGGAGTTTTTCTCATCGTGGTAATATTACATTTCCTTTTAACTTAACTGAAATCAGAGTTTTGAGTCTAATTTGCTTTTATCCGCCAAAGTAGGTAAAATGGCGGTGAAAAAATTCAATTATCAGAATTTAAATAAGTTGGATTTGGATTATGATCTATTAAATAGTTTAACTAAAATTCATGAATTTAAGGGCAAAGAGGAGTTATATTTGGCTGATAAGTCTTATGAATTTGATCGTTTGAAAAATTTAGCCATGATTCAAAGTACAGAAGCCTCTAATAGAATTGAGGGAATTAGTACGACAGACGCTCGATTGAAACAACTTATCGCAGACAAAACGACGCCGATTAATCGAGACGAAGAAGAAATTGCTGGATATCGTGACGTATTGAAGCTAATTCATGAAGATTATCAGTACCTTGAGCTAAATCGAAATAATATTTTGGCGTTGCATAAAAAGCTATATGAATATTCGCCCCAAAATTTTCGAGGAAAGTTTAAAGCGAATGACAATGTTATCACCGAAAATGAAAAGATTCGTTTCAGACCGGCACCCGCATACTTAACACCAATGCTAATTGATGATCTGTGCAACGAGTATAAGCAAGCGATTCAGCAGGAAAAAGTTGATCCGCTGATCCTGATTCCTTGTTTTATACTCGATTTTTTGTCCATTCATCCGTTTACTGATGGCAACGGCCGGATGTCAAGACTATTAACAATGCTGCTGATGTATCAATCAGGATATGTGATTGGCAAGTACATCAGTATTGAACATTTGATTGAGAAAACGAAGTCGACGTATTATGAATCTTTGGATGCAAGTTCAGTTGGTTGGTTTGATAATGTTCAAGATTATACCCCTTTTGTTCGGTATTTTTTGGGAGTGATCTTGCGTGCTAATGAAGAATTGATCGAACGATTTGAGTTGATGAGACACTCAATTAGTTCCGCTGATCGTGTTATTTCGGAGCTTCATAAAGCACTTCAGCCGCTAAGTAGAGCTGAGCTTGAAATGAGTTTACCAGCAATTAGTCAGCGAACGATTGAGCGAGCGCTTGCGAAACTTCAAAAAGAAAATAAAATCGAAAAAGTCGGTCAGGGACGGTCAACGAGGTATCGGGGGAAGTGATATATGGTTTTATTCATTAATTTAAAATTTAAGAAGACT of Xylocopilactobacillus apicola contains these proteins:
- a CDS encoding tetratricopeptide repeat protein, encoding MSLALCLIMKNESKFLEPFFSNSFADNIYVLDTGSDDDSVAIAQKYTKNIFKKEFNNNFSSLRNYLIGLVKEDWILFLDADEILLQAEWKKLRRLIDEDPEVGGYRFLRYNFFATGGWYSDMMVKVFKNNEGFKYQKKATERIEPSIIKKGFKVADAPITLNHFGYVRSFEDRNKKNNQYISIMQDQILANPEDTLAKSALAIIQRNSGDLPNATANALEGAAANPNSELAQLFLGYVYESSNKLDLAIKQYRKVLEINSGNYRALNALGVVYLSKGEYAAAREYFEHAIAVFPIGTHLNINLGLTYFFEGNYRKAIYLFKKVLAENPYFGLLDQKGILEIDNQKQFYYETINNYWGLKTYLAVCKEAIGNDEEFFFHL
- a CDS encoding nucleoside triphosphate pyrophosphohydrolase, which codes for MGKLIRTKLKEKLKQRNPTAKFSTLSKNDLSIELDKKLVEEVNEFVSATNYENKNEELADILEVIGTYFELDFFDEKATRTIQDRKFKERGGFDKGIYYF
- a CDS encoding Fic family protein encodes the protein MAVKKFNYQNLNKLDLDYDLLNSLTKIHEFKGKEELYLADKSYEFDRLKNLAMIQSTEASNRIEGISTTDARLKQLIADKTTPINRDEEEIAGYRDVLKLIHEDYQYLELNRNNILALHKKLYEYSPQNFRGKFKANDNVITENEKIRFRPAPAYLTPMLIDDLCNEYKQAIQQEKVDPLILIPCFILDFLSIHPFTDGNGRMSRLLTMLLMYQSGYVIGKYISIEHLIEKTKSTYYESLDASSVGWFDNVQDYTPFVRYFLGVILRANEELIERFELMRHSISSADRVISELHKALQPLSRAELEMSLPAISQRTIERALAKLQKENKIEKVGQGRSTRYRGK